A window from Cyanobacteria bacterium FACHB-DQ100 encodes these proteins:
- a CDS encoding AAA family ATPase, whose product MSELFKGFEQLLELAKLLEEKAEKGEIKANVQVNRAAFSSIPRNTGIGVSRPQPAQPSAPEVVITPPPANPVSLQSIGGLGDVLKELRELVELPLKRPEVLEKLGLEPPRGVLLTGSPGTGKTLTARSLANELGVNYIAIAAPEVMGKYYGEAEARLRSIFEKAAASAPCIVFIDEIDSLAPDRAKVEGEVEKRVVAQLLTLMDGFAQTKGVIVLAATNRPDHLDPALRRPGRFDREIQFRVPDRSGRLEILKILTRSMPLNSVDLDAIADLTVGMVGADLKAVCQKAAYTALRRQVPSLEAVPNELMIEQTDFLQALKEIKPSVLRSVEVESPNVSWEQIGGLEDIKRTLQEAVEGAMLYPELYQRTGAKAPRGILLWGLPGTGKTLLAKAVASQARANFITVNGAELMSRWVGAAEQEVRDLFNKARQASPCVVFIDEIDTLAPMRGKFSGDSGVSDRVVGQLLTELDGLQDCGTVLLIGATNRPDELDPALLRAGRLDLQIQVSLPDQSSRLEILRVHNADRPLAEVDLDVIAHSTEGWNGADLALLSNQAALQAVRRYRALGMSEPTDLQITGEDFAIAYQALLSQRR is encoded by the coding sequence ATGAGTGAGCTATTTAAAGGATTTGAGCAACTATTAGAACTTGCCAAACTGCTCGAAGAAAAAGCAGAAAAAGGTGAAATCAAAGCCAATGTGCAAGTGAATCGGGCAGCTTTTAGCAGCATTCCTCGCAATACAGGAATTGGCGTGAGCCGCCCTCAACCCGCTCAGCCTTCTGCTCCAGAGGTGGTGATTACGCCCCCGCCTGCAAATCCTGTGTCGCTACAAAGCATCGGGGGATTGGGTGATGTCTTGAAAGAGTTGCGGGAATTGGTCGAACTGCCGCTGAAGCGACCAGAAGTTTTAGAAAAATTAGGGCTTGAGCCTCCCCGCGGAGTGCTGCTTACAGGTTCACCCGGAACCGGAAAAACCTTGACCGCCCGATCGCTCGCTAACGAATTGGGCGTGAACTACATTGCGATCGCCGCTCCCGAAGTCATGGGCAAATATTATGGGGAAGCAGAAGCCCGACTTCGCAGCATTTTCGAGAAAGCGGCAGCTTCGGCTCCCTGCATTGTGTTTATCGATGAGATTGACAGCCTTGCGCCCGATCGCGCCAAAGTCGAAGGCGAAGTCGAAAAGCGCGTTGTGGCTCAGTTGCTCACCTTAATGGATGGATTCGCGCAAACGAAAGGTGTGATTGTTCTCGCAGCAACGAATCGACCGGATCATCTCGATCCAGCCCTACGGCGACCGGGACGCTTTGATCGCGAAATCCAATTCCGAGTGCCCGATCGCAGCGGACGCTTAGAAATTCTCAAGATTCTGACGCGATCGATGCCGCTCAATTCTGTGGATCTTGATGCGATCGCAGATCTCACGGTCGGCATGGTCGGTGCAGATCTCAAAGCAGTTTGTCAAAAAGCAGCTTATACCGCCTTGCGACGACAAGTACCTTCATTAGAAGCAGTTCCGAATGAATTGATGATCGAACAGACGGATTTTCTGCAGGCACTCAAAGAAATTAAACCTTCGGTACTGCGATCGGTTGAAGTTGAATCTCCTAACGTTTCTTGGGAGCAGATCGGCGGACTCGAAGACATCAAACGCACCTTACAAGAAGCCGTCGAAGGTGCAATGCTCTATCCTGAACTGTACCAGCGCACTGGAGCGAAAGCACCTCGCGGCATCTTACTGTGGGGACTGCCCGGAACAGGTAAAACTTTGTTAGCCAAAGCCGTTGCTTCTCAAGCCAGAGCAAACTTTATTACGGTGAATGGTGCAGAGTTGATGAGCCGCTGGGTCGGAGCCGCAGAACAAGAAGTTCGCGATTTATTCAACAAAGCGCGTCAAGCTTCGCCCTGTGTGGTGTTCATTGATGAAATTGATACGTTAGCCCCTATGCGCGGTAAGTTTAGCGGCGATTCGGGGGTGAGCGATCGCGTCGTCGGTCAACTCCTGACTGAACTCGATGGTCTACAAGACTGTGGCACAGTGCTATTGATCGGAGCAACGAATCGCCCTGATGAACTCGATCCAGCTTTACTTCGGGCTGGACGGTTAGATTTACAAATTCAAGTCTCTCTACCGGATCAATCCAGTCGTTTGGAAATTCTCCGAGTGCATAATGCCGATCGACCTTTAGCCGAGGTTGATCTAGACGTGATCGCCCATTCAACCGAAGGCTGGAACGGTGCAGACTTGGCGCTTTTGAGTAATCAAGCCGCGCTGCAAGCTGTTCGACGCTATCGCGCTTTAGGCATGAGCGAACCGACTGACTTACAGATTACCGGAGAAGACTTCGCGATCGCCTATCAAGCCTTACTCAGTCAGCGACGTTAG